In Myxococcus stipitatus, the following are encoded in one genomic region:
- a CDS encoding Ig-like domain-containing protein has product MKTPGWIHVLTCAVALAALPAFAEADVFGLGSGRDKALTVQGHESRVVNSYAAVTAPLNKGAREIRVDTLQGFDDGDLVMVLQTRDVGPVPASSFMAFTLPLFDESPVGLWELARVERAMGRSLMLTRPLLHDFAAPYTQVIRVPEFKSVTVHPLGEIKARAWNGTTGGVVAFLVDGTLHNNGVITASGAGFQQGWVNESDNLALGCVNDRGTCERVTSDVLLRRLPMGGGGAIFFRAHALIGAGRIEAKGVPGPGAPGGGSISARLVERAECEVLSVQGAPSSSPWVSGAQGGTGGGTVLLQAGTFTGCPVRVSEVEARIAALGPSQTGDTGGQVLWEHPLVIPMAPLFSSPGDGVRLKNAMPRLSGLGDPGATVFLSLEDIERPSLGPVDLPSTRVDESGGFTLEVPAPLSDGTYALTAYTELEGLTSPTSPAIYFTVDGQLAASAPTILVPEEDEVVGTHFPTFSGRATANLLVRVLRNGIPIGETRANSSKDWSVVSNTQFDPGPATVTAVIIDADGNPGTEASRSFVVAIPPPLVPVFVTPVPGSTVNTTKPVFTGTARRGNTVRILHEGTEIASATVDTDDTWTATATTALPQGNISVTATATNSIGETSTASAAHTFDVDTVAPNAPVIETPTSGTTVATTRPTFTGTAEIGSTVRIFHGATEIGFATTAATGRFTVTATTALPQDSVSVTATATDASGNTSTASAARNFKVDTVAPGVPVFDSPASGTTVASTRPTLAGTAEIGSTVRIFHGATEIGFGTTAATGRFSITATTDLPQDSVSVTATATDTANNTSTPSAAHSFFIDTVAPGAPVIETPASGTTVTTTKPTFTGTAEVGSTVRIFRGGSELGFATTGVDGRFSVTATTALPEGSVSVTATATDAPGNAGPASAAHAFSVDSVAPSAPVIDTPAAGITITTTTPTFAGTAEADSIVRIFRNGTELGFATTAATGRFSVTVTTALPQGSISVTATATDVPGNTSTASAPHSFSVDSVAPDAPVFETPAAGTTVATTTPTFKGTAEAGSIVRIFRDGNELGFTTTAADRKFSVTTTTALPQGLISVTATATDALGNTSTASAPHSFSIDSQPPQPPAFESPDVNALVNTATPTFEGTAEVGSTIRILRNGSQIGIGNTGGDGRWTATATTALPQGSVSVTATATDAVGNTSAASPPHTFTVDSRAPNPPAIEKPDANSSVNTAQPLFTGTAEAGSTVNILFGGNPIGSGVTGGDNKWTVSPTSPLPEGSVSVTATATDAAGNTSAPSAARGFKVDTRFPDPPVIQSPGPNARVGTATPTFSGEAEPDASIIIFVDGTHLATIPANSSGRWSTPSTRTLSEASHVVTATATDAAGNKGPEARHTFEVDLSAPLAPVISAPAADTSVGTTTPTFSGSAEAESTVRITYNGSEIGSGPAALDGAWSITSNTALPQGTVIVTATATDVAGNRSPASAPRRFIVDTIAPPAPSISKPATREWVTVATPVFEGTADPNSTVNVLRNGSVIATGKAGTDSKWQLTANTNLPEGDITVTATATDEASNVGPASAPRDFRIDTIAPSQPTFSQPGAGVHLNKNTPTFAGTADEGSKVRIYRKQGNTDVFIEEVTAGVGNQWTYTVTAAKAFPEGLVTVTATARDEAGNNSAPAVSLQFTVDTVLPEKPQINVPIPSVVITNRPVISGTVVGGSTVTLSADGTVLGTAPVTSGGDWTYTPTTNLAEGSRFIEVYATDEATNRGPTASKTFIVDTTPPPPPRIEVPVVGTRVGPNGTEFRGTAEPGSTVNVYLTDPMGIRHTVATDDADPNGIWSVPTTRVNVHGDQLVMTATATDVFLREGLPSPDIRISVDIEAPPTPTFDTPKDNQVFNKRRPDFTGSTTAGARVTVQVSGFEEPTVTADGNGKWTVSSSRDLLEFPNSYSVQAWAADDLGNVSKRSSAIPFTIDVTKPVTKIVAPLDDATLTDPAPLIRGTSEPNSTVTLSLGATTFPNIPVNNDGIWRYQSGPLAHGKYTVQASAVDRAGNAGETATITFTLDLVLPDAPKVTIPGPGTFVNVPRPTIRGTTTKPCAKVVVKVNDVRQEPAAVVDSGGAWKFTPSADLPEKENKVAAFCLDGFDRESEDSASHSFTVDTQKPGVPIIETPEAGSFNGPTFDTVTGTAEPETLITATLNGLAVGTAQADSTGRWSLKIGLTILHGEQRFQATTTDRAQNVSAPSAPHVFKVDKTKPVSVLTGVPEGTSALSTVTFSMGTKDPEDNATFRCSLDGEPLSPCVSPHTLRGLPEGRRELIVEATDRVGNVEEAPIHHVWDVRHPSAVEGGGVGCSSTAGPIPGAVLWLAWVGWLGLRRRRS; this is encoded by the coding sequence ATGAAGACACCGGGATGGATTCACGTCCTGACCTGCGCCGTGGCACTGGCCGCACTCCCCGCGTTCGCCGAGGCGGACGTCTTCGGACTCGGCAGCGGCAGGGACAAAGCACTCACGGTCCAGGGCCACGAGAGCCGGGTCGTCAACAGCTACGCGGCGGTGACCGCGCCCTTGAACAAGGGGGCCCGGGAGATTCGGGTCGACACGCTCCAGGGCTTCGACGACGGCGACCTGGTGATGGTGTTGCAGACCCGGGATGTGGGGCCCGTCCCCGCGTCGTCGTTCATGGCGTTCACCCTTCCTCTGTTCGACGAGAGCCCCGTGGGCCTGTGGGAGCTGGCGCGCGTGGAGCGAGCGATGGGCAGGTCGCTGATGCTCACCCGCCCTCTGCTGCACGACTTCGCGGCCCCCTACACGCAGGTCATCCGGGTTCCCGAGTTCAAGAGCGTCACCGTGCATCCGCTCGGGGAGATCAAGGCCCGAGCCTGGAACGGGACGACGGGCGGCGTGGTGGCGTTCCTCGTCGACGGGACGCTGCACAACAACGGCGTCATCACCGCGAGCGGCGCGGGCTTCCAACAGGGTTGGGTCAACGAGTCGGACAACTTGGCCCTGGGCTGCGTGAATGACCGTGGAACGTGCGAGCGCGTCACCAGCGACGTCCTGCTTCGCCGGCTGCCCATGGGGGGCGGTGGCGCCATCTTCTTTCGAGCCCACGCCCTCATCGGCGCCGGGCGCATCGAGGCCAAGGGCGTGCCGGGCCCAGGCGCCCCGGGCGGAGGAAGCATCTCCGCGCGACTGGTCGAACGTGCCGAGTGTGAGGTCCTGAGTGTCCAGGGAGCTCCGAGCAGTTCCCCCTGGGTGTCGGGCGCGCAAGGGGGCACGGGTGGAGGCACGGTGCTGCTCCAGGCTGGCACGTTCACGGGATGTCCCGTGCGGGTGTCGGAGGTCGAAGCGCGAATCGCGGCGCTGGGCCCATCCCAGACGGGCGACACCGGAGGGCAGGTCCTCTGGGAGCATCCGCTGGTGATTCCCATGGCGCCGCTCTTCTCCTCGCCAGGAGATGGGGTCCGGCTGAAGAACGCGATGCCACGGCTGAGCGGCCTGGGTGACCCGGGGGCCACCGTCTTCCTGAGCCTCGAGGATATCGAGCGGCCCTCCCTGGGTCCGGTGGACCTGCCATCCACGCGAGTGGACGAGTCCGGAGGCTTCACGCTCGAGGTTCCCGCGCCCCTCTCGGATGGAACCTACGCACTCACCGCCTACACGGAGCTCGAGGGGCTCACCAGCCCCACGAGTCCCGCCATCTACTTCACGGTCGACGGACAGCTCGCGGCCAGCGCGCCCACGATCCTCGTCCCCGAGGAGGACGAGGTCGTGGGCACCCACTTCCCCACGTTCTCCGGGCGAGCCACGGCCAACCTCTTGGTGCGCGTGCTGCGCAATGGGATTCCGATTGGAGAGACCCGGGCGAACAGCAGCAAGGACTGGTCCGTTGTCTCCAACACGCAGTTCGACCCGGGTCCGGCGACCGTGACCGCGGTCATCATCGACGCAGATGGCAATCCCGGCACCGAGGCGAGTCGCTCCTTCGTCGTGGCCATTCCTCCTCCGCTCGTTCCCGTCTTCGTGACCCCTGTCCCCGGTAGCACGGTCAACACCACGAAGCCCGTCTTCACGGGCACGGCCCGTCGAGGGAACACGGTGCGCATCCTCCACGAGGGGACGGAGATTGCGTCCGCCACCGTGGACACCGATGACACGTGGACAGCGACGGCCACGACGGCACTTCCGCAGGGAAACATCTCCGTCACCGCGACCGCCACCAACTCCATCGGAGAGACGAGCACGGCTTCCGCTGCTCACACCTTCGATGTGGATACCGTGGCCCCCAACGCTCCGGTCATCGAGACCCCCACCTCCGGCACCACTGTCGCCACCACCAGGCCCACTTTCACGGGGACCGCTGAAATCGGCAGCACCGTGCGCATCTTCCACGGCGCCACCGAGATTGGCTTCGCAACGACGGCCGCCACCGGCAGGTTCACCGTCACGGCCACGACAGCCCTTCCCCAGGACTCGGTCTCCGTGACAGCCACCGCCACGGACGCCTCGGGCAACACGAGCACGGCCTCGGCGGCTCGCAACTTCAAGGTGGACACCGTGGCCCCCGGTGTCCCTGTGTTCGATTCACCCGCGTCCGGCACCACCGTCGCCTCCACCAGGCCCACTCTCGCGGGTACCGCTGAAATCGGAAGCACCGTGCGCATCTTCCACGGCGCCACCGAGATTGGCTTCGGAACGACGGCCGCCACTGGCAGGTTTTCGATCACGGCCACGACAGACCTTCCCCAGGACTCAGTCTCCGTGACGGCCACCGCCACCGACACGGCGAACAACACGAGCACGCCTTCGGCGGCTCATTCCTTCTTCATCGACACCGTGGCCCCGGGCGCGCCAGTCATCGAGACGCCCGCCTCTGGCACCACCGTCACCACCACCAAGCCCACCTTCACGGGCACCGCTGAAGTCGGAAGCACCGTGCGCATCTTCCGCGGCGGCTCCGAGCTCGGCTTCGCAACGACGGGCGTCGACGGCAGGTTCTCGGTGACAGCCACGACGGCCCTCCCCGAGGGCTCGGTCTCCGTGACAGCCACCGCCACCGATGCCCCTGGCAACGCGGGCCCGGCTTCGGCGGCCCACGCCTTCTCCGTTGACTCGGTGGCGCCGAGCGCGCCGGTCATCGACACGCCCGCCGCTGGCATCACCATCACCACCACCACGCCCACCTTCGCGGGCACCGCGGAAGCCGACAGCATCGTGCGCATCTTCCGCAATGGAACCGAGCTCGGCTTCGCGACGACGGCCGCCACAGGCAGGTTCTCGGTGACAGTCACGACGGCCCTTCCCCAGGGTTCGATCTCCGTGACCGCCACCGCCACCGATGTCCCAGGCAACACGAGCACGGCCTCGGCGCCTCACTCCTTCTCCGTGGACTCCGTGGCCCCAGACGCCCCCGTGTTCGAGACGCCTGCCGCGGGCACGACCGTCGCCACCACCACGCCCACGTTCAAGGGCACCGCCGAAGCCGGCAGCATCGTCCGCATCTTCCGCGACGGGAACGAGCTCGGCTTCACGACGACGGCCGCTGATCGCAAGTTCTCGGTGACGACCACGACGGCCCTCCCCCAGGGCCTGATCTCAGTGACCGCCACCGCCACCGATGCCCTGGGCAACACGAGCACGGCCTCGGCGCCTCACAGCTTCAGTATCGACAGTCAGCCCCCCCAGCCGCCCGCGTTCGAGAGCCCCGATGTCAACGCGTTGGTGAACACGGCCACGCCGACCTTCGAGGGCACCGCCGAAGTCGGCAGCACCATTCGCATCCTGCGCAACGGAAGCCAGATCGGCATCGGCAACACGGGTGGCGATGGCAGGTGGACAGCGACCGCCACGACGGCCCTTCCCCAAGGTTCGGTGTCCGTGACCGCCACCGCCACGGATGCCGTGGGCAATACGAGCGCCGCCTCCCCTCCACACACCTTCACCGTGGACAGCCGGGCGCCCAATCCCCCCGCCATCGAGAAGCCCGACGCCAACAGCTCCGTCAACACCGCCCAGCCCCTCTTCACGGGCACCGCCGAAGCAGGCAGCACCGTCAACATCCTCTTCGGGGGGAACCCCATCGGCTCCGGGGTGACGGGCGGCGACAACAAGTGGACGGTGTCCCCCACGTCGCCCCTCCCCGAGGGGAGTGTCTCCGTGACGGCGACGGCCACCGATGCCGCGGGGAACACGAGCGCCCCGTCGGCGGCTCGCGGCTTCAAGGTGGACACCCGATTCCCGGACCCGCCCGTGATTCAATCCCCCGGTCCCAACGCCAGAGTGGGGACGGCGACGCCCACGTTCTCGGGCGAAGCCGAGCCGGACGCCAGCATCATCATCTTCGTGGATGGAACGCACCTCGCCACCATCCCGGCGAACAGCTCCGGAAGGTGGAGCACCCCTTCGACCCGGACGTTGAGCGAAGCAAGTCATGTCGTGACGGCCACGGCGACCGATGCGGCGGGCAACAAGGGTCCAGAGGCCCGGCACACCTTCGAGGTGGATCTCTCGGCCCCTCTCGCCCCTGTGATTTCCGCACCCGCGGCTGACACCTCGGTGGGAACCACCACGCCCACCTTCAGCGGCTCCGCCGAGGCCGAAAGCACGGTGCGCATCACCTACAACGGGAGCGAGATTGGCTCCGGTCCGGCGGCCCTCGATGGGGCCTGGTCTATCACCTCCAACACGGCGCTTCCCCAGGGCACCGTCATCGTGACCGCGACCGCGACGGACGTCGCCGGCAATCGAAGCCCCGCCTCGGCTCCCCGTCGATTCATTGTCGACACCATCGCGCCCCCGGCCCCGAGCATCAGCAAGCCCGCCACGCGTGAATGGGTGACCGTGGCGACGCCCGTCTTCGAAGGCACCGCCGACCCCAACAGCACGGTGAACGTCCTGCGCAATGGGAGTGTCATCGCGACAGGCAAGGCGGGCACCGACTCGAAATGGCAACTGACCGCCAACACGAACCTCCCCGAGGGAGACATCACCGTGACGGCGACCGCCACGGACGAGGCCTCCAACGTGGGCCCGGCTTCGGCGCCCCGTGACTTCCGCATCGACACCATCGCCCCCAGTCAACCCACGTTCAGCCAGCCGGGCGCGGGCGTCCATCTGAACAAGAACACGCCGACCTTCGCGGGCACCGCCGACGAAGGCAGCAAGGTCCGCATCTATCGCAAGCAGGGGAACACCGACGTCTTCATCGAGGAAGTCACCGCCGGAGTCGGCAACCAGTGGACCTACACCGTCACGGCGGCGAAGGCCTTCCCCGAGGGGCTCGTGACGGTGACGGCCACCGCCAGGGACGAGGCTGGCAACAACAGCGCGCCTGCCGTGTCCCTCCAGTTCACGGTGGATACCGTCCTCCCGGAGAAGCCACAAATCAACGTCCCCATCCCCTCCGTGGTGATCACCAACAGACCGGTCATCAGTGGCACGGTCGTCGGTGGTTCGACGGTGACACTCAGCGCCGACGGAACGGTGCTCGGCACCGCCCCGGTGACGAGCGGCGGCGACTGGACCTACACCCCCACGACCAACCTCGCCGAGGGCTCACGGTTCATCGAGGTCTACGCGACGGATGAGGCGACCAATCGAGGGCCGACCGCGTCCAAGACCTTCATCGTCGACACCACTCCCCCGCCCCCTCCGCGCATCGAGGTCCCCGTCGTGGGCACCCGCGTGGGTCCCAACGGAACGGAGTTCAGGGGAACCGCCGAGCCAGGGAGCACCGTCAATGTCTATCTCACGGACCCCATGGGCATCCGTCACACCGTCGCCACCGATGACGCGGACCCCAATGGAATCTGGAGCGTGCCGACCACCAGGGTGAACGTCCATGGAGATCAGCTCGTCATGACGGCCACTGCCACGGATGTCTTCCTGCGCGAGGGCCTCCCCTCTCCAGACATCCGAATCTCGGTGGACATCGAGGCCCCGCCGACTCCGACTTTCGACACGCCCAAAGACAATCAAGTCTTCAACAAGCGGCGCCCTGACTTCACGGGCTCCACCACGGCTGGCGCGAGAGTGACGGTGCAAGTCAGTGGCTTCGAGGAGCCGACCGTGACGGCGGACGGGAATGGCAAATGGACCGTGTCGTCCTCGAGAGACCTCTTGGAGTTTCCAAACTCCTACTCCGTCCAAGCCTGGGCCGCCGACGACCTCGGGAACGTGAGCAAACGTTCCTCCGCGATTCCCTTCACCATCGACGTGACCAAGCCTGTCACGAAGATCGTGGCCCCCCTGGATGATGCCACCCTCACCGACCCCGCGCCGCTCATCCGGGGAACGTCGGAGCCCAACAGCACCGTGACGCTCAGCCTGGGCGCGACGACCTTTCCAAACATTCCGGTCAACAACGACGGAATCTGGAGGTACCAGTCCGGACCGCTCGCGCATGGCAAGTATACCGTGCAGGCGAGTGCCGTGGACCGAGCGGGCAACGCGGGGGAAACCGCCACCATCACCTTCACCCTCGACCTCGTCCTCCCGGATGCCCCCAAGGTGACGATTCCCGGCCCCGGGACGTTCGTGAACGTGCCGCGTCCCACCATCCGTGGCACCACCACGAAGCCCTGCGCCAAGGTCGTGGTGAAGGTGAATGACGTGAGGCAGGAACCCGCGGCGGTGGTCGACAGCGGCGGAGCGTGGAAGTTCACCCCCTCGGCGGACTTGCCCGAAAAGGAGAACAAGGTCGCGGCGTTCTGCCTGGATGGTTTCGACCGGGAGAGCGAGGACTCCGCCAGCCACTCGTTCACGGTGGATACCCAGAAGCCTGGGGTCCCCATCATCGAGACGCCAGAGGCGGGCTCCTTCAACGGCCCCACCTTCGACACCGTCACGGGAACCGCGGAGCCTGAAACCCTCATCACCGCGACGCTCAACGGGCTCGCGGTGGGAACCGCCCAGGCCGACAGCACGGGACGCTGGTCACTGAAGATCGGACTGACCATCCTCCATGGCGAGCAGCGGTTCCAGGCCACGACCACTGACAGGGCGCAGAACGTCAGCGCCCCATCCGCCCCTCACGTGTTCAAGGTGGACAAGACGAAGCCGGTCAGCGTGCTGACGGGAGTCCCGGAGGGCACCAGCGCGCTCTCCACGGTCACCTTCTCGATGGGCACCAAGGACCCGGAGGACAACGCCACCTTCCGGTGCTCACTGGATGGAGAGCCCCTCTCGCCCTGCGTCAGCCCGCACACCCTCCGAGGACTGCCGGAGGGCCGCCGTGAGCTCATCGTCGAGGCGACGGACCGCGTGGGCAATGTCGAGGAAGCCCCCATCCATCACGTCTGGGATGTCAGGCATCCCAGCGCGGTGGAAGGCGGTGGCGTGGGATGCTCGAGCACCGCGGGCCCCATCCCCGGCGCAGTGCTCTGGTTGGCGTGGGTCGGCTGGCTCGGCCTTCGCCGCCGCCGGAGCTGA
- a CDS encoding STAS domain-containing protein produces MSISDLPRHSRELSRIPIIRLWGQLIVPLQGDITDAQAAQLCSDVLADIQRTGAKGMVVDISGLWLVDSHLCAVLARLAGSARLMGTRTVLSGMGADVALTLQSMGIQLDGVETALGLEEGLALLGIQAVGARTAESEREEAQRLADEMLGLATRATPRSSLA; encoded by the coding sequence ATGAGCATCTCGGATCTTCCGCGGCACTCGCGCGAGCTGTCGCGCATTCCCATCATCCGGCTGTGGGGACAGCTCATCGTTCCCCTCCAGGGCGACATCACCGATGCTCAGGCGGCGCAGCTCTGCTCGGACGTGCTGGCCGACATCCAGCGCACGGGCGCCAAGGGCATGGTGGTGGACATCTCCGGCCTGTGGTTGGTGGACAGTCACCTGTGCGCGGTGCTGGCGCGGCTCGCCGGCTCGGCCCGGTTGATGGGCACGCGCACCGTGCTGTCCGGCATGGGCGCGGACGTGGCGCTCACGCTGCAGAGCATGGGCATCCAACTGGACGGCGTGGAGACGGCGCTGGGGCTGGAAGAGGGCCTGGCGCTGTTGGGCATCCAGGCGGTGGGCGCGCGCACGGCCGAGTCGGAGCGCGAAGAGGCCCAGCGGCTCGCGGATGAGATGCTGGGCCTGGCCACGCGCGCGACGCCCCGGTCTTCTCTCGCCTGA
- a CDS encoding SpoIIE family protein phosphatase, which produces MAVRLSVAHLSRPKVGEVENGDGVLVRTEGRYTLLAVVDALGHGPSAAQASREAFRCLSQVVLDTSVASMAEALHVALKQGRGAAAMLAVFDGHTLHCGGVGNVELRTVGTRVPVLPTPGILGQSFRSLRTLSTPLAPGDRLALFSDGLSFRVDLEQVRTQSPDMACAFLLERFGRTTDDATVLVADVEPS; this is translated from the coding sequence GTGGCTGTGAGGTTGTCGGTGGCCCACCTGTCGCGTCCGAAGGTGGGCGAGGTGGAGAACGGCGACGGGGTGCTGGTGCGGACGGAGGGGCGGTACACGTTGCTCGCGGTGGTGGACGCGCTGGGGCACGGGCCCTCGGCGGCGCAGGCTTCCCGTGAGGCGTTTCGGTGTTTGAGCCAGGTGGTGCTGGACACGTCCGTTGCGTCCATGGCGGAGGCGCTCCACGTGGCGCTGAAGCAGGGGCGGGGGGCGGCGGCGATGCTCGCGGTGTTCGACGGGCACACACTGCACTGTGGGGGCGTGGGGAACGTGGAGCTGCGCACGGTGGGCACACGGGTGCCGGTGCTCCCCACGCCGGGCATCCTGGGCCAGTCGTTCCGCTCGCTGCGGACACTATCGACGCCGCTGGCGCCGGGAGATCGGCTGGCCCTCTTCAGCGATGGGTTGAGCTTTCGAGTGGACCTGGAGCAGGTCCGAACGCAGTCCCCTGACATGGCTTGTGCGTTCCTGCTAGAGCGCTTTGGCCGTACCACCGATGACGCCACCGTGCTGGTGGCGGACGTGGAGCCGTCATGA
- a CDS encoding ATP-binding protein, translating into MSRGMLSAQLLSVLQHFMSETAARLVLRGTLESLRVSADTMSAAELPRVINALEPATRHFVDPARRPDLAAKLKAVVANAAVSSSPGVRETSAPAASGVASTEARPTTYLVRTEADASHARLSARAMCEALGGRGYECQKVATAVSELARNQISYAGGGTIQLIPVQSPRRLLRVRAEDQGRGIPELERVLSGTYRSKTGMGLGLLGVKRLADKFEVNTGISGTQVEFEVWL; encoded by the coding sequence ACGGCCGCGCGGTTGGTGTTGCGCGGAACGCTGGAGTCGCTGCGGGTGTCGGCGGACACGATGAGCGCGGCGGAGCTGCCGCGGGTCATCAACGCGCTGGAGCCCGCGACGCGCCACTTCGTGGACCCGGCGCGGAGGCCGGACCTGGCCGCGAAGCTCAAGGCGGTGGTGGCGAACGCCGCCGTTTCGTCCTCGCCGGGGGTTCGGGAGACGAGCGCTCCGGCGGCCTCCGGGGTGGCTTCGACGGAGGCTCGGCCCACGACGTACCTGGTGCGGACGGAGGCGGACGCGAGCCATGCTCGTTTGTCGGCGCGCGCGATGTGCGAGGCGCTGGGCGGGCGCGGCTACGAGTGCCAGAAGGTCGCGACGGCGGTGAGCGAGCTGGCGCGCAACCAGATTTCGTACGCGGGGGGCGGCACCATCCAGCTGATTCCCGTGCAGTCGCCGCGCCGGCTCTTGCGCGTGCGCGCGGAGGACCAGGGGCGGGGCATTCCCGAACTCGAGCGTGTGCTGTCCGGGACGTACCGGAGCAAGACGGGAATGGGCCTGGGCCTCTTGGGCGTCAAGCGGTTGGCGGACAAGTTCGAGGTGAACACCGGCATCTCCGGCACGCAGGTGGAGTTCGAGGTGTGGCTGTGA